From one Fusobacterium mortiferum ATCC 9817 genomic stretch:
- the nrdG gene encoding anaerobic ribonucleoside-triphosphate reductase activating protein, translating to MNYSGIKYSDMINGKGIRVSLFVSGCTHRCKGCFNKDTWDANYGNPFTEKEEEEIFLYFKKYGKAAKGLSLLGGDPTYCKNVEPLIEFLKKFKSQFPDKDIWMWSGFTWEQLEKDKQRFELVSLCDVLIDGRFDIEKKDLNLKWKGSSNQRVIDIQKSISLGEIVEYH from the coding sequence ATGAATTATTCTGGAATAAAATACTCTGACATGATAAATGGAAAGGGTATAAGGGTTAGTTTATTTGTGAGTGGTTGTACTCATAGATGCAAGGGATGCTTCAATAAAGATACTTGGGATGCTAATTATGGAAATCCTTTTACAGAAAAAGAGGAAGAGGAGATATTTTTATACTTTAAAAAATATGGAAAGGCAGCAAAAGGGTTATCCTTATTAGGAGGAGATCCTACCTATTGTAAAAATGTAGAACCACTCATAGAGTTTTTAAAAAAATTTAAAAGTCAATTTCCAGATAAAGATATTTGGATGTGGTCAGGATTTACTTGGGAACAGCTAGAGAAAGATAAACAGAGATTTGAGTTGGTTTCTTTATGTGATGTACTAATAGATGGAAGATTTGACATAGAGAAAAAAGATTTGAATTTAAAATGGAAAGGTAGTAGTAATCAAAGAGTGATAGATATACAAAAAAGTATCTCACTTGGAGAGATAGTGGAGTATCACTAA
- a CDS encoding FeoA domain-containing protein, producing MVPLCFAQMNKDFLIKEIKGQRGSKCCLLDKGLCVGNKIRVMNGSKDCFIVKVNDKIKYALNFGVANKIMLQEI from the coding sequence ATGGTACCTTTATGTTTTGCTCAAATGAATAAAGATTTTTTAATAAAAGAGATAAAGGGACAAAGAGGGTCAAAATGTTGTCTTTTAGATAAAGGGCTCTGTGTAGGAAATAAGATTCGTGTAATGAATGGAAGCAAAGATTGCTTCATAGTAAAAGTTAATGATAAGATAAAATATGCTTTAAACTTTGGAGTAGCAAATAAAATAATGTTACAAGAGATATAG
- a CDS encoding FeoA family protein, translating to MKLCDLKNGERARIIKIGRIGELKKRLVDMGVTAGEIVKLERNAPLGDPQEYIVKGTGIAIRKEDAKNIEVEKVEE from the coding sequence ATGAAGTTATGTGATTTAAAAAACGGGGAGAGAGCAAGAATTATCAAAATAGGAAGAATAGGGGAGCTAAAAAAGAGATTAGTCGATATGGGAGTTACAGCTGGAGAAATAGTTAAACTAGAAAGAAATGCACCATTAGGAGATCCACAGGAGTATATAGTAAAGGGAACAGGAATAGCTATAAGAAAAGAAGATGCAAAAAATATAGAAGTAGAGAAAGTTGAAGAATAA
- the feoB gene encoding ferrous iron transport protein B codes for MIRLAFTGNPNVGKSALINAIAGSKLKVGNWPGVTVEKKEATFTYKGEEIELVDLPGVYSLSPYSLEEKITRDFILEENPDVVINVVDSTNLERNLYLTFLIKELEKPTIMALNLYDEFDKLKYKLDIKEFENFMEMKAIPVSALKGTGITELMDRALELAKGNKKEKFSFPFDEGTSTLIKDIVKTIESDKNYEEALKVYSSEFLAIKLIERDTHIIEKLKTRFNIDAEKSFEEKILKLEDKYDNDSETILAEQRYGSVNGILAKTFTTSMKSRLDFTDKVDKLLLNRVLGLPLFFLIMAGVMAFVFNGSAPFIDWVDGFFADFVGKYVGMLVEGTPDWLSSLVVDGIVGGVGGVLTFVPVMVFLYFFLAILEESGYMSRVAFLMDKIMRKLGLNGKSFVPMVVGFGCTVPAIYATRTMEDESSRKMTAAMTPFMSCGARLPVYGLFTAAFFGAKGGLVVVSIYLLGIVIAILVGLVLKNVKGFKPENRALLIELPPYRIPSLKVILNSTWLRVFDYIKRAGTVILGIMMILWALTYFPNHGDSNSSYIAKFGHTFAPIMKPTGFGDRWETVAAIPPSIAAKEVVVGFLAQALPLENGDEEAAEEVVEETTFGQDLAEQVKGLGVAIKDSVTGMLSLNVSGLFTTPEADEIEEEGRGIVQATANLWPNDELAPLRAYSFMTFILLVVPCVATLGAIKHEFGWGYLGKVVGIMLVVPYIVSTLVFQIGRFFF; via the coding sequence ATGATAAGATTAGCATTTACAGGAAATCCAAATGTTGGAAAATCAGCTTTGATTAATGCTATTGCAGGTTCAAAGTTAAAAGTAGGAAACTGGCCAGGGGTAACAGTGGAAAAGAAAGAAGCAACTTTTACTTACAAAGGTGAAGAGATAGAGTTAGTTGACTTACCTGGAGTATATAGTTTGAGTCCATACTCATTAGAAGAAAAAATTACAAGAGATTTTATACTTGAAGAGAATCCAGATGTTGTAATTAACGTAGTAGATTCTACAAACTTAGAGAGAAACTTGTATTTAACTTTTCTTATAAAAGAGCTAGAAAAACCTACTATTATGGCTCTAAATCTATATGATGAGTTTGATAAGTTAAAATATAAATTAGATATCAAAGAGTTTGAAAATTTTATGGAGATGAAAGCTATACCAGTATCTGCTCTAAAAGGAACAGGAATAACTGAGCTTATGGATAGAGCTTTAGAGCTAGCTAAAGGAAATAAAAAAGAGAAGTTTTCTTTTCCATTTGATGAAGGGACAAGCACATTAATAAAGGATATTGTAAAAACTATTGAGTCAGATAAAAATTATGAAGAAGCTTTAAAAGTATACTCATCAGAATTTTTAGCTATAAAATTAATAGAGAGAGATACTCATATAATTGAAAAATTAAAAACTAGATTTAATATAGATGCAGAGAAGAGTTTTGAAGAGAAAATATTAAAACTAGAAGATAAATATGATAATGATAGTGAAACAATATTAGCAGAGCAAAGATATGGAAGTGTTAATGGAATTTTAGCTAAGACATTTACTACTTCAATGAAATCAAGATTGGATTTTACTGATAAAGTAGATAAATTACTTTTAAATAGAGTGTTGGGATTACCACTATTTTTCTTAATAATGGCTGGAGTAATGGCTTTTGTTTTCAATGGAAGTGCTCCATTTATTGATTGGGTAGATGGATTCTTTGCAGACTTTGTAGGAAAATATGTAGGTATGTTAGTAGAGGGAACTCCAGATTGGTTAAGCTCTTTAGTTGTAGATGGAATAGTAGGAGGAGTAGGAGGAGTTCTTACATTTGTTCCTGTTATGGTATTCCTATATTTCTTCTTAGCAATTTTAGAAGAGAGTGGATATATGTCAAGAGTAGCTTTCTTAATGGATAAGATTATGAGAAAGTTAGGATTAAATGGAAAATCATTTGTACCTATGGTAGTGGGATTTGGATGTACAGTACCAGCTATATATGCTACTAGAACTATGGAAGATGAAAGTTCTAGAAAGATGACAGCAGCAATGACACCGTTTATGTCTTGTGGTGCTAGATTACCAGTATACGGATTATTTACAGCAGCTTTCTTTGGGGCTAAAGGTGGACTTGTAGTTGTATCTATCTATTTACTAGGAATAGTAATAGCAATTTTAGTAGGACTTGTATTAAAAAATGTAAAAGGGTTTAAACCAGAAAATAGAGCTTTACTTATAGAGTTACCTCCTTATAGAATACCAAGTTTAAAAGTTATTTTGAATTCTACTTGGTTAAGAGTATTTGATTATATTAAAAGAGCAGGAACTGTAATATTAGGAATTATGATGATATTATGGGCTCTTACATATTTCCCAAATCATGGAGATTCAAACTCTTCATATATAGCTAAATTTGGACATACTTTTGCACCTATTATGAAGCCTACTGGTTTTGGAGATAGATGGGAGACAGTGGCAGCTATTCCACCTAGTATAGCAGCTAAAGAGGTAGTAGTAGGATTCTTAGCACAAGCATTACCATTAGAAAATGGAGATGAAGAAGCAGCTGAAGAAGTTGTAGAAGAAACAACTTTTGGACAAGATTTAGCTGAACAAGTAAAAGGACTTGGGGTGGCTATAAAAGACTCTGTAACAGGAATGTTAAGTCTAAATGTATCAGGACTATTTACAACTCCAGAAGCAGATGAGATAGAGGAAGAGGGAAGAGGAATAGTTCAAGCAACTGCTAATCTATGGCCTAATGATGAGTTAGCACCATTAAGAGCTTACTCTTTCATGACATTTATTCTTCTAGTTGTTCCATGTGTAGCTACATTAGGAGCTATCAAACATGAGTTTGGTTGGGGATATTTAGGAAAAGTTGTAGGAATAATGTTGGTAGTACCTTATATAGTATCTACACTAGTATTCCAAATAGGAAGATTTTTCTTCTAA